Proteins from a genomic interval of Lycium ferocissimum isolate CSIRO_LF1 chromosome 2, AGI_CSIRO_Lferr_CH_V1, whole genome shotgun sequence:
- the LOC132037227 gene encoding glycine-rich RNA-binding protein 4, mitochondrial-like isoform X2: MALFNRIGNMLKQSVSKHTNLELCASRTSLYQAIRSMSSSKLFVGGLSYGTDETSLREAFSQHGEVIEARVILDRDTGRSRGFGFVSYTSAEEASSALNALDGQELHGRRVRVNYATEKRQGGFGGGYGSGGGYGGGAGGYGSGSYGGGGNYGGGVGYGSGEGGNYGGSVGQGNFGGGYGGGNSGNYNAAVSSGNDLFNNSEFGGSSGTSNNGEQLSADQGTETANDDFTPGAEGSHRDDNDEPNDYANSRG, encoded by the exons ATGGCTTTGTTCAATAGAATTGGAAATATGCTTAAACAGAGTGTAAGCAAGCACACAAACTTGGAACTGTGTGCCTCCAGAACCTCACTTTACCAAGCTATAAGAAGCATGTCTTCTTCAAAGCTTTTTGTTGGAG GTCTCTCATACGGTACTGACGAAACTTCTCTGCGAGAGGCATTTTCCCAACATGGTGAAGTGATTGAAG CTAGAGTTATTTTGGATCGTGACACTGGGAGATCCCGAGGGTTTGGTTTTGTTAGTTATACGTCTGCTGAAGAAGCATCAAGTGCCTTGAATGCCTTGGATGGCCAG GAACTCCACGGGAGACGGGTAAGGGTGAATTATGCCACAGAAAAGCGTCAGGGAGGATTTGGGGGTGGTTATGGTAGTGGAGGTGGATATGGTGGGGGAGCTGGAGGTTACGGATCCGGCAGTTATGGAG GTGGTGGCAACTATGGTGGAGGAGTGGGGTATGGTAGTGGTGAAGGTGGAAACTATGGTGGAAGTGTCGGACAAGGTAATTTTGGAGGTGGATATGGTGGTGGGAACAGTGGAAATTACAATGCTGCTGTTTCCAGTGGTAATGATCTGTTCAACAACTCTGAATTTGGTGGGAGCTCTGGGACCTCGAACAATGGTGAGCAGCTTAGTGCAGACCAAGGGACTGAAACTGCGAACGATGATTTCACACCAGGTGCAGAAGGAAGTCACAGAGATGACAATGATGAGCCAAATGACTATGCCAACTCCAGGGGTTGA
- the LOC132037227 gene encoding glycine-rich RNA-binding protein 4, mitochondrial-like isoform X1, producing MALFNRIGNMLKQSVSKHTNLELCASRTSLYQAIRSMSSSKLFVGGLSYGTDETSLREAFSQHGEVIEARVILDRDTGRSRGFGFVSYTSAEEASSALNALDGQELHGRRVRVNYATEKRQGGFGGGYGSGGGYGGGAGGYGSGSYGGGGNYGTNNSYPAGGGNYGGGVGYGSGEGGNYGGSVGQGNFGGGYGGGNSGNYNAAVSSGNDLFNNSEFGGSSGTSNNGEQLSADQGTETANDDFTPGAEGSHRDDNDEPNDYANSRG from the exons ATGGCTTTGTTCAATAGAATTGGAAATATGCTTAAACAGAGTGTAAGCAAGCACACAAACTTGGAACTGTGTGCCTCCAGAACCTCACTTTACCAAGCTATAAGAAGCATGTCTTCTTCAAAGCTTTTTGTTGGAG GTCTCTCATACGGTACTGACGAAACTTCTCTGCGAGAGGCATTTTCCCAACATGGTGAAGTGATTGAAG CTAGAGTTATTTTGGATCGTGACACTGGGAGATCCCGAGGGTTTGGTTTTGTTAGTTATACGTCTGCTGAAGAAGCATCAAGTGCCTTGAATGCCTTGGATGGCCAG GAACTCCACGGGAGACGGGTAAGGGTGAATTATGCCACAGAAAAGCGTCAGGGAGGATTTGGGGGTGGTTATGGTAGTGGAGGTGGATATGGTGGGGGAGCTGGAGGTTACGGATCCGGCAGTTATGGAGGTGGTGGTAACTATGGTACCAATAACAGTTACCCTGCAGGTGGTGGCAACTATGGTGGAGGAGTGGGGTATGGTAGTGGTGAAGGTGGAAACTATGGTGGAAGTGTCGGACAAGGTAATTTTGGAGGTGGATATGGTGGTGGGAACAGTGGAAATTACAATGCTGCTGTTTCCAGTGGTAATGATCTGTTCAACAACTCTGAATTTGGTGGGAGCTCTGGGACCTCGAACAATGGTGAGCAGCTTAGTGCAGACCAAGGGACTGAAACTGCGAACGATGATTTCACACCAGGTGCAGAAGGAAGTCACAGAGATGACAATGATGAGCCAAATGACTATGCCAACTCCAGGGGTTGA
- the LOC132037245 gene encoding protein RIK isoform X1 produces MTEDNCPREPIDSNSSSTKQRKRRKWDQPADTFVPEGVAVPGIFPMANMGSLAGIPLPGVAPVIGAAFTNPLTAVGATTMQQLPVIVAQKLIQPKIQDELIAREIVINDADPAVRYRLTKRQTQEEIQKSTGAVVITRGKYKPPNTPSDGEKPLYLHISAGAHLETTVERIKAVDRAAAAVEEMLKQGLVNNGLKVNHLLSTCVYLGFEADPSANITVRIRGPNDQYINHIMNETGATVLLRGRGSGYSDGGQGEDVHQPLHLLISSNNTASLERAKLLAENLLDTICAECGASRVSSCKVYGAVPPPPQPLASVQGSGSESEVNNIPATNVAAAAAVPVTAVGGVTSVVSQGTVPQSLGSLHSVPSQPPTGVYPHQLVTSRTSYIGYDGIYPQATALQQVALALRQSTSPVTATVAPTTTGASFTSQTSIGYEKDKRPAQKRKFQELPAAGKAQAAVNQNSLQGPELPMLQERMSDAGDRGKIGTPAPKKLVKPLSSSMLPPPPPRMMPPPPPPPKFQSSSQKVQDNNVVNKAPCKIVPDTLVQLMEYGDDDDDDNDEATDGPLKSSSSLLAAPKPFWAV; encoded by the exons ATGACGGAGGATAATTGCCCTAGAGAACCCATAGACTCCAACTCTTCATCAACCAAGCAAAG GAAAAGGAGAAAATGGGATCAGCCAGCGGATACATTTGTTCCAGAAGGAGTAGCGGTACCTGGAATTTTTCCAATGGCAAACATGGGTTCTCTTGCTGGTATCCCACTACCTGGTGTAGCTCCAGTCATAGGTGCTGCTTTCACGAATCCTCTTACCGCTGTTGGTGCTACTACAATGCAGCAGCTTCCCGTCATTGTTGCACAGAAATTAATTCAG CCGAAAATTCAGGATGAGCTGATAGCGAGAGAAATTGTCATTAATGATGCTGATCCGGCTGTTCGCTACAGGCTCACAAAGCGCCAAACACAAGAAGAG ATTCAGAAGAGTACGGGTGCTGTGGTTATAACTAG GGGTAAATACAAGCCTCCAAACACACCATCTGATGGTGAAAAGCCCCTCTACCTTCATATTTCTGCTGGGGCACAT CTAGAAACAACAGTTGAGAGGATCAAAGCAGTTGATCGTGCTGCTGCTGCAGTGGAGGAAATGCTGAAGCAAGGTCTTGTTAACAATGGATTAAAG GTCAATCATCTGCTGAGTACCTGTGTGTACCTGGGCTTTGAGGCTGATCCGTCAGCAAATATTACAGTGCGCATTCGTGGACCAAAT GATCAGTATATAAATCACATTATGAATGAAACTGGAGCAACTGTATTGCTAAGAGGACGTGGTTCGGGATATTCAGATGGAGGGCAGGGTGAAG ATGTGCACCAACCTCTGCATTTACTCATTTCAAGCAATAACACTGCAAGTCTTGAGCGTGCGAAGCTTTTGGCAGAAAATCTTTTGGATACTATTTGTGCAGAGTGTGGTGCTTCTAG AGTCTCTTCTTGTAAGGTTTATGGTGCTGTTCCGCCGCCACCGCAACCGTTAGCTAGCGTTCAGGGTTCTGGAAGTGAATCAGAAGTCAATAACATACCTGCAACCAATGTAGCTGCAGCAGCAGCAGTTCCCGTGACTGCAGTTGGTGGTGTGACTAGTGTTGTTTCTCAGGGTACAGTGCCTCAATCTCTAGGCTCATTGCATTCTGTGCCATCTCAACCTCCCACCGGGGTCTATCCTCATCAATTAGTTACAAGTAGAACAAGCTATATTGGTTATGATGGTATATATCCCCAAGCCACTGCTCTGCAGCAAGTTGCTTTGGCTCTTAGGCAGTCTACTTCTCCAGTCACTGCCACAGTTGCTCCGACAACAACAGGAGCAAGCTTCACTTCACAGACAAGTATAGGTTATGAGAAGGACAAGCGCCCTGCACAGAAGCGTAAATTTCAGGAATTGCCGGCTGCTGGAAAAGCTCAAGCAGCTGTAAATCAG AATTCATTGCAGGGTCCGGAGCTCCCAATGCTTCAGGAACGAATGTCAGACGCAGGTGATAGAGGTAAAATTGGTACTCCGGCTCCGAAAAAGTTGGTTAAGCCATTATCCAGTTCAATGCTGCCGCCGCCGCCACCTAGAATGATGCCTCCGCCACCACCGCCACCTAAGTTTCAATCATCATCGCAGAAAGTGCAGGACAACAATGTGGTGAATAAAGCACCATGTAAAATTGTTCCAG ATACTTTAGTCCAGCTAATGGAATATGgggatgatgacgatgatgataatgatgaagcAACTGACGGACCTTTGAAAAGCAGCTCAAGTCTGCTAGCAGCTCCGAAACCATTCTGGGCGGTTTGA
- the LOC132037245 gene encoding protein RIK isoform X3, giving the protein MTEDNCPREPIDSNSSSTKQRKRRKWDQPADTFVPEGVAVPGIFPMANMGSLAGIPLPGVAPVIGAAFTNPLTAVGATTMQQLPVIVAQKLIQPKIQDELIAREIVINDADPAVRYRLTKRQTQEEIQKSTGAVVITRGKYKPPNTPSDGEKPLYLHISAGAHLETTVERIKAVDRAAAAVEEMLKQGLVNNGLKVNHLLSTCVYLGFEADPSANITVRIRGPNDQYINHIMNETGATVLLRGRGSGYSDGGQGEDVHQPLHLLISSNNTASLERAKLLAENLLDTICAECGASRVSSCKVYGAVPPPPQPLASVQGSGSESEVNNIPATNVAAAAAVPVTAVGGVTSVVSQGTVPQSLGSLHSVPSQPPTGVYPHQLVTSRTSYIGYDGIYPQATALQQVALALRQSTSPVTATVAPTTTGASFTSQTSIGYEKDKRPAQKRKFQELPAAGKAQAAVNQDSGIWRRHGVAAFYFSFMVLMQRYHAPSGFGILSNVNMLI; this is encoded by the exons ATGACGGAGGATAATTGCCCTAGAGAACCCATAGACTCCAACTCTTCATCAACCAAGCAAAG GAAAAGGAGAAAATGGGATCAGCCAGCGGATACATTTGTTCCAGAAGGAGTAGCGGTACCTGGAATTTTTCCAATGGCAAACATGGGTTCTCTTGCTGGTATCCCACTACCTGGTGTAGCTCCAGTCATAGGTGCTGCTTTCACGAATCCTCTTACCGCTGTTGGTGCTACTACAATGCAGCAGCTTCCCGTCATTGTTGCACAGAAATTAATTCAG CCGAAAATTCAGGATGAGCTGATAGCGAGAGAAATTGTCATTAATGATGCTGATCCGGCTGTTCGCTACAGGCTCACAAAGCGCCAAACACAAGAAGAG ATTCAGAAGAGTACGGGTGCTGTGGTTATAACTAG GGGTAAATACAAGCCTCCAAACACACCATCTGATGGTGAAAAGCCCCTCTACCTTCATATTTCTGCTGGGGCACAT CTAGAAACAACAGTTGAGAGGATCAAAGCAGTTGATCGTGCTGCTGCTGCAGTGGAGGAAATGCTGAAGCAAGGTCTTGTTAACAATGGATTAAAG GTCAATCATCTGCTGAGTACCTGTGTGTACCTGGGCTTTGAGGCTGATCCGTCAGCAAATATTACAGTGCGCATTCGTGGACCAAAT GATCAGTATATAAATCACATTATGAATGAAACTGGAGCAACTGTATTGCTAAGAGGACGTGGTTCGGGATATTCAGATGGAGGGCAGGGTGAAG ATGTGCACCAACCTCTGCATTTACTCATTTCAAGCAATAACACTGCAAGTCTTGAGCGTGCGAAGCTTTTGGCAGAAAATCTTTTGGATACTATTTGTGCAGAGTGTGGTGCTTCTAG AGTCTCTTCTTGTAAGGTTTATGGTGCTGTTCCGCCGCCACCGCAACCGTTAGCTAGCGTTCAGGGTTCTGGAAGTGAATCAGAAGTCAATAACATACCTGCAACCAATGTAGCTGCAGCAGCAGCAGTTCCCGTGACTGCAGTTGGTGGTGTGACTAGTGTTGTTTCTCAGGGTACAGTGCCTCAATCTCTAGGCTCATTGCATTCTGTGCCATCTCAACCTCCCACCGGGGTCTATCCTCATCAATTAGTTACAAGTAGAACAAGCTATATTGGTTATGATGGTATATATCCCCAAGCCACTGCTCTGCAGCAAGTTGCTTTGGCTCTTAGGCAGTCTACTTCTCCAGTCACTGCCACAGTTGCTCCGACAACAACAGGAGCAAGCTTCACTTCACAGACAAGTATAGGTTATGAGAAGGACAAGCGCCCTGCACAGAAGCGTAAATTTCAGGAATTGCCGGCTGCTGGAAAAGCTCAAGCAGCTGTAAATCAG GATTCCGGGATATGGAGGAGGCATGGGGTTGCTGCGTTCTATTTCAGTTTTATGGTGCTGATGCAAAGATACCATGCCCCTTCTGGTTTTGGCATTCTGTCAAATGTTAATATGCTAATATGA
- the LOC132037245 gene encoding protein RIK isoform X2, producing the protein MTEDNCPREPIDSNSSSTKQRKRRKWDQPADTFVPEGVAVPGIFPMANMGSLAGIPLPGVAPVIGAAFTNPLTAVGATTMQQLPVIVAQKLIQPKIQDELIAREIVINDADPAVRYRLTKRQTQEEIQKSTGAVVITRGKYKPPNTPSDGEKPLYLHISAGAHLETTVERIKAVDRAAAAVEEMLKQGLVNNGLKVNHLLSTCVYLGFEADPSANITVRIRGPNDQYINHIMNETGATVLLRGRGSGYSDGGQGEDVHQPLHLLISSNNTASLERAKLLAENLLDTICAECGASRVSSCKVYGAVPPPPQPLASVQGSGSESEVNNIPATNVAAAAAVPVTAVGGVTSVVSQGTVPQSLGSLHSVPSQPPTGVYPHQLVTSRTSYIGYDGIYPQATALQQVALALRQSTSPVTATVAPTTTGASFTSQTSIGYEKDKRPAQKRKFQELPAAGKAQAAVNQVISLTLYEANRLIVELCWTFVCFTGFRDMEEAWGCCVLFQFYGADAKIPCPFWFWHSVKC; encoded by the exons ATGACGGAGGATAATTGCCCTAGAGAACCCATAGACTCCAACTCTTCATCAACCAAGCAAAG GAAAAGGAGAAAATGGGATCAGCCAGCGGATACATTTGTTCCAGAAGGAGTAGCGGTACCTGGAATTTTTCCAATGGCAAACATGGGTTCTCTTGCTGGTATCCCACTACCTGGTGTAGCTCCAGTCATAGGTGCTGCTTTCACGAATCCTCTTACCGCTGTTGGTGCTACTACAATGCAGCAGCTTCCCGTCATTGTTGCACAGAAATTAATTCAG CCGAAAATTCAGGATGAGCTGATAGCGAGAGAAATTGTCATTAATGATGCTGATCCGGCTGTTCGCTACAGGCTCACAAAGCGCCAAACACAAGAAGAG ATTCAGAAGAGTACGGGTGCTGTGGTTATAACTAG GGGTAAATACAAGCCTCCAAACACACCATCTGATGGTGAAAAGCCCCTCTACCTTCATATTTCTGCTGGGGCACAT CTAGAAACAACAGTTGAGAGGATCAAAGCAGTTGATCGTGCTGCTGCTGCAGTGGAGGAAATGCTGAAGCAAGGTCTTGTTAACAATGGATTAAAG GTCAATCATCTGCTGAGTACCTGTGTGTACCTGGGCTTTGAGGCTGATCCGTCAGCAAATATTACAGTGCGCATTCGTGGACCAAAT GATCAGTATATAAATCACATTATGAATGAAACTGGAGCAACTGTATTGCTAAGAGGACGTGGTTCGGGATATTCAGATGGAGGGCAGGGTGAAG ATGTGCACCAACCTCTGCATTTACTCATTTCAAGCAATAACACTGCAAGTCTTGAGCGTGCGAAGCTTTTGGCAGAAAATCTTTTGGATACTATTTGTGCAGAGTGTGGTGCTTCTAG AGTCTCTTCTTGTAAGGTTTATGGTGCTGTTCCGCCGCCACCGCAACCGTTAGCTAGCGTTCAGGGTTCTGGAAGTGAATCAGAAGTCAATAACATACCTGCAACCAATGTAGCTGCAGCAGCAGCAGTTCCCGTGACTGCAGTTGGTGGTGTGACTAGTGTTGTTTCTCAGGGTACAGTGCCTCAATCTCTAGGCTCATTGCATTCTGTGCCATCTCAACCTCCCACCGGGGTCTATCCTCATCAATTAGTTACAAGTAGAACAAGCTATATTGGTTATGATGGTATATATCCCCAAGCCACTGCTCTGCAGCAAGTTGCTTTGGCTCTTAGGCAGTCTACTTCTCCAGTCACTGCCACAGTTGCTCCGACAACAACAGGAGCAAGCTTCACTTCACAGACAAGTATAGGTTATGAGAAGGACAAGCGCCCTGCACAGAAGCGTAAATTTCAGGAATTGCCGGCTGCTGGAAAAGCTCAAGCAGCTGTAAATCAG GTAATTTCTCTGACCTTGTATGAAGCTAACAGGCTGATAGTGGAACTCTGTTGGACCTTTGTATGTTTCACAGGATTCCGGGATATGGAGGAGGCATGGGGTTGCTGCGTTCTATTTCAGTTTTATGGTGCTGATGCAAAGATACCATGCCCCTTCTGGTTTTGGCATTCTGTCAAATGTTAA